GTGCTGTTTGAGCAGTTGGGACGTCAGAATGAAGAGCTGGTCGATTACCTCAAAGATCTCAACAAACATCTGCAGGTCGTGCAGCGTTTTGTCGATAGTGCCCGGGTTCATCAGAATGAGTCGGAGCAAGACGTATCAGCGTTCACCGAGCTGATGCAGAACAACATGGGCAATCTGCGTGAGCATGTGCGTCAGGCTGAATCACTGGAGTGGCTGAAAAGGCAAGTCGACGGTCGCCTGCAGGAGCTGCACAGCCACGTCGAAGATTATCGTGTGGCGCAGGATCAGCGTGCTGAAGTATGGAAGGCACGTTATCAGGAAATGCAACTGCGGATGAAACGCCTGAGTACTGAGCATCAGCGCCTGCAGGAGCAGGTGGAAGTGCAGCAGCAGCGTATGCAAACCGATGCTCTGACGGGGCTGCCGAACCGGGTGGCCTACGAGTTACGCATGCAGCAACTGTTGCTGGCAGCGCATCAGAATGGCCAGCCTTTTGCCTTGCTGGTGGCGGATCTGGATCATTTCAAAACCATTAATGATCAGTATGGCCATCTTGCGGGTGACAAGGTGCTGAAGGTGATTGCCAAAACCCTGCGATCCCAGCTGCGTCGTGAAGACATGCTGGCCAGGATCGGAGGTGAAGAGTTTGTCTTCCTGTTGCCCGGGTTGTCTGTGGCCAATGCGGCACAGGTGGCTGAGAAGATCCGGGTGGCGGCGAGTAGTACCGGTTTCCATTTCCGTGGTTCACGCGTACAGATATCCCTGTCTGTAGGGGTGGCCACACATCGCAGCAGCGATACCGCTACCCAGCTGTTCGAGCGCGCCGATCAGGCGCTTTATAAGGCCAAACGCAGTGGTCGCAATCAGGTCTGTGTCGAGTCAGGCACAGACAAGCCCGCCCGTAGCAGGTAGAATCTGCCCGTCTTTCTTCACGAGCCTGTCGTGTCTTGCCAGTGACAAACGCCTAACCCGTTGAATCACTTTTCTTTTCAGGCTGTCTGCGGTCTGTCCCTGGCACACTCTACCCTTTAAGGAACCGGCCCAGGTGATACGTTTACTGCGCATTTTTACGATTATCCGGGTGATCGCCCAGTATCGGCTGGATGACTTTATCCCTCTTCCCCATCTGCCCTGGTATATGAAGCTGGGGATATGGATGCTGCCATGGCGCTGGTACCAGAACGAATTGCCACGCGGTGAGCGCCTGCGCTGTGCGCTGGAGGAGTTGGGGCCGGTATTCGTCAAATTCGGTCAGGTGCTGTCCACCCGCCGTGATCTGTTGCCCAATGACATTGCCGACGAGCTGCAGAAGCTGCAGGACCGGGTGCCACCTTTTCCCGGGGATCAGGCACTGCGCATTATCGAAGCCTCCCTTGGCCATGCCATCAGTGAGGTCTTCACTTCTCTGGATATCAAACCACTGGCCTCGGCATCCATCGCGCAGGTACATGCTGCGGTACTGCATACCGGTGAGCAGGTTGTGGTAAAGGTCACCCGCCCGGGCATCGCCAGCGTTATTCGTAAGGATGTGGCGCTGATGATGGCCATGGCGCGCATGGTGGCGCGTTTTTCCAGCGATGGTCGGCGTCTGCGGCCGGTGGAAGTGGTGCGTGACTATGAGCGTACGCTGTTTGATGAGCTGGATTTGCAGCGTGAGGCGGCCAATGCAGCCGAAATCAGGCGCAACTTCGACAACTCAGAAAGCCTCTATGTACCGCAGATTTACTGGGAATATACCCGTAAACACATCATGGTGATGGAGCGCATCAGCGGCATTCCGGTGGCTGACATCGCCGCCTTGCGTGATCAGGGCATCGACTTTCGCAAGTTGGCCGAGCGCGGGGTGGAGATCTTTTTCACGCAGGTGTTCCGCGATAACTTCTTTCATGCCGACATGCATCCGGGCAATATTTTTGTATCCCGCGAGCATCCGCATAATCCTCAGTACATTGCCATTGACTTCGGTATCGTCGGCTCACTGACGCCAGAGGATCAGCAATATCTTGCGCGTAACCTGCTGGCCTTCTTCAAACGGGACTATCGCCAGGTAGCGCAGCTGCATGTGGATTCCGGTTGGGTGCCTGCCCATACGCCCGTGCACGATTTTGAGGCGGCGATACGCACCGTTTGTGAGCCGATTTTCCAGAAGCCACTGAAGGATATTTCCTTCGGCCATGTTCTGCTGGGGTTATTTCAGACCGCGCGCCGTTTCAATATGGAAGTGCAGCCACAGCTGGTTCTGCTGGAAAAAACCTTGCTGAATATTGAAGGCCTGGGCCGCCAGCTTTATCCCGAGCTGGATTTGTGGGCGACCGCCAAACCCTTCCTGGAAAACTGGATGAAGGAGCGTGTCGGGATCAAAGGCCTGTACAAACGCAGCCGCAAGGAACTCCCTGACTTGCTGGATCAGTTGCCCCATTTGCCGCAACTGACCCTGGATGCGCTGCAACAGGTACGACGTCTGGAGCAGACCATGAAAGAGGCGTCTGCTGTATCCACTGGTCAGCGGCCACCGTTGCGTATCGGACAAAAAATCGGTGTTGCGGGCATTGCTATAGCGGCCGTCACCCTGTGGCAGGGAGGCTGGCAATGGTTGCAGCAGGGGCCAGCCTCCGCCTGGCTGGTACTGGCTCTGGGCTTGGCACTGTTGTGGCAGAAGTAACTAAATAGTCTGAGTGGCAATGATACGGCCTGCTGGAACTGAGCACCGGTATCAGGGTCAAAGCATGCGAGAGGTGCATCATGAGTGACGAGTGGTTGAAGCAGGTTAAATGGAACGAGGACGGTTTGGTGCCTGCCATTGCCCAAGATGTGCATTCGGGTCAGGTACTGATGATGGCCTGGATGAATCCGGAGTCGCTGGCTCTGACCGTCGCTGAAAAGCGTGCTATCTACTGGTCACGTTCACGGCAGAAGCTGTGGCGTAAAGGCGAGGATTCCGGTCATGTGCAGCACCTGCATGATTTACGGCTGGATTGTGACGGTGACTGCATTCTGATGAAGGTTGAGCAGGTGGGTGGCATTGCCTGTCATACAGGGCGCCAGCATTGTTTCTTCTATGCGCTGCAAGATGAGCAGTGGCAGGCCGTCGATGAGGTCCTGAAGGATCCTCACGCCATCTATAGCAAGGCGGGCGAATAATCACATTCGCTGGCATGGAAAGTGAATAGCTTACTAAGTGGAATGACTATGAACGACATCCTCAAGCAGCTTGATGAGGTGCTGGAAGCGCGGAAAGGCGCACCTGCTGACCAGTCTTACGTTTCTTCCCTGCATCACAAGGGATTGAACAAGATTCTGGAGAAGGTAGGTGAGGAAGCGACGGAGACCATTATCGCTGCCAAGGATGCCAAACTGTCCGGTGATACGGCGGAGGTGGTCTATGAGACGGCGGATCTGTGGTTCCATTCTCTGGTGATGCTGTCACATCTGGGCGTGTCATCCGAAGCGGTGTTGCAGGAGCTGGCCCGACGCTTCAACCTTTCCGGCCTGACTGAAAAGGCGCAGCGTACTCAGGGCGACTGAGATGACCAACGGCGGGCTGGAGACAGAGTGGCAGCATGATAGCTGCCCTTTCTGCGCCATTGCCAAGGGGGTGGCCCCGGCGACCATCGTCTATCAGGATGATGAGGTTTTGGCCTTCAGGGACCGGAATCCAAGGGCGCCTGTTCATATTCTTGTCATACCCCGACGGCATATTGCCAACCTTTATGAGATCAGCGAAGATGACCAGCACCTTTTAGGGCATCTGATGCGGACTCTGCCGGTCATCGCCCGCTCCCAAGGGCTGATGCAAGGCTTTAAAACACAGATCAATTCAGGCAGCGCAGGAGGACAGGAAGTATTCCATCTCCATGTGCATCTGACAGGTGCCCCTGCCTGAGTCCAACTAACGGAGCGCAGTAATGCTTAGTGGTATCAGTATTTGGCAACTCATCATCATCCTCGGTATCGTCGTTCTGTTGTTCGGAACCAAGAAACTGCGCAATATCGGCTCTGACCTGGGCAACGCTGTCAAAGGCTTCAAAAAGGCCATCAACGACGGCGATCAGGAAAAGACTGACTCTTCCCGCCTGACTCACAAGGATGCTGACTTCAGCCAATCCGCTGATCTGAGCAAAACCAAAGATCAACACAAGGACGCCTAAGAGCCTTCATGTTCGATATCGGTTTTACTGAACTGCTCGTTGTGGGAGTGGTGGCCCTGTTGGTGCTGGGGCCAGAGCGACTCCCTGTAGCAGCCCGTACTGCCGGACTCTGGATCGGACGTATCAAGCGTATGGTTCAGAATGTCCAACGGGAAATCAACGAAGAGCTGCGTGTAGAAGAAATGCGTCAGCAGGCGGAAAAAAACCGTGAACATCTGGCCAAGTTCCAGCAAGACTTGGCCGGGATGTCCAAGCCGGATGCTGCAGTGGCTGAACCTGTCACAGCGACAACACCTCCAGCCACTCCCTCCGATTCATCCGCCTCTTCCACTGCAGCCCCCTCCGATTCCAGCAAAGTGACTGCAACCAAACATGACTGATCCCAATCAGAGCGCCTCTGGCGAGATGCCGCTGATCTCCCATCTGGTGGAGCTGCGTAATCGCCTGTTGAGAGTCGTGGCAGTGGTTCTGGTGATCTTCCTCTGCCTGTTCTATTTCGCTAACGATCTCTATCACTATGTTTCGGCACCCCTGCGCGATATGTTGCCTCCGGGCTCCAGCATGATCGCAACTGAGGTTGCCTCTACCTTTCTGGCTCCTTTCAAGCTGACTCTGGTGCTATCAATACTGGTCGCAATGCCTTTCATCCTGCATCAGGCGTGGGCTTTTATATCCCCGGGGCTGTATCAGAGTGAGAAGCGGATCGCACTGCCATTACTGGTGTCCAGTATTCTGCTGTTTTATGCCGGTATGGCGTTTGCCTACTATGTAGTTTTCCCCCTTCTGTTTGCCTTCTTTACGACCACAGGCCCTGCCGACGTGGCGGTAATGACGGATATCAACAGCTACCTCGACTTTGTCCTGAAGCTGTTTTTTGCCTTCGGTGTGGTGTTTGAGATCCCGGTGGCCATCATTCTGCTGGTCAGTTCCGGTATTGTGACACCAGCGGATCTTGCTGCTAAACGTCCATACATCATTGTGGGCTGCTTCGTGGTAGGTATGTTGCTGACTCCGCCGGATGTCATGTCACAAACCCTGCTGGCGGTGCCGATGTGGATGCTCTATGAAGTGGGTCTGGCGTTTGGCCGCATGATCAAGGTCAAACAGAAAGAGGACGATGAAGAGGAAGTTGTCGATGAGGACAGCAATTCCTCCCCTAATCCGCAGTAAGATATATCCCTGACAAAAACGCCGCTCCTTGCGGCGTTTTTGCTTTATGGCGCTGGTGGTTCCGGCTGTAGTGTTCTGGAAGCCAGAAGCCAGAAGCCAGAAGCCAGAAGCCAGAAGCCAGAAGCCAGAAGCCAGAAGCCAGAAGCCAGAAGCCAGAAGCCAGAAGCCAGAAGCCAGAAGCCAGAAGCCAGAAGCCAGAAGCCAGAAGCCAGAAGCCAGAAGCCAGAAGCCAGAAGCCAGAAGCCAGAAGCCAGAAGCCAGAAGCCAGAAGCCAGAAGCCAGAAGCCAGAAGCCAGAAGCCAGAAGCCAGAAGCCAGAAGCCAGAAGCCAGAAGCCAGAAGCCAGAAACTATGATGCGTACGCCTGGCGGTATAAACACTGCATATGAATAGACAGGGCAAAAGTTGCAAACAAAAAAGGCGACCCTGGGGCCGCCTAAGAAGGGCAACGTTTAACGATCAGGCAGCAAGATGCTTGAAGATTTCTTCCAGGCTGCTGGTCGCATCACCGAACAACATACGGGTGTTATCGCGGTAGAAGAGGGGGTTATCTACCCCGGCATAGCCAGAGGCCATGCTGCGCTTCAGAACGATAGTTGTTTTGCCGTGCCAGGGCTCAAGAACAGGCATGCCGGCAATCGGGCTATCGGGTACTTCCTGAGCAGCCGGGTTAACGATATCGTTGGCGCCAATGACGATTGATACATCTACCTTGCTGAAGTCATCGTTGATTTCCTCCATCTCGTGCACGATGTCGTAAGGTACCCGTGCTTCCGCCAGCAGTACGTTCATATGCCCCGGCATACGGCCAGCGACGGGATGGATACCGAAACGGACATTGATACCTTTATCTCTCAGACTCTTGGTGATCTGGAACACGATGTGCTGTGCTTGGGCTACCGCCATGCCATATCCAGGAATGATGACGACTTCTTTTGCATTGACCAGCAGACCCGCTGACTCTTCAGGGTTAATCGCTTGAATATCTTCCTCGCTACCTGCAGGACCGCTGGCCGCCGCGCTGCTTGCGGTTGTCCCAAAGCCACCGGCAATAACATTGAAGAATTTTCGGTTCATGGCACGGCACATGATGTAGCTCAGGATGGCGCCTGATGAGCCGACCAGAGCACCGATGACGATCAGCAGGTCGTTGGAAAGCATGAAGCCTGTCGCGGCTGCAGCCCAGCCCGAGTAGCTGTTCAGCATGGAAACAACAACCGGCATATCGGCACCGCCAATGGCCATGACCATGTGTACGCCGAATGCCAGCGCCACCAGCGTCATGATAATCAGTGCGGAGGTGCCGCTACCCTGCGCTGAAGCCGATACAAAGCTAAAGCATTGCCACAGGGCGATGACCAGTAATGCCAGGTTCAGCAGATGGCGGTTTGGTAATAGCAGGGGACGGCCGCCCACTTTGCCACTTAACTTCAGGTAGGCAACGATGGAGCCAGAGAAGGTCATGGCGCCTATCAATATGCCCAGATAAGTTTCCACAGCATGGATGGACTGCTCGGCACCTTGCAGTGACGTGTCATGCCCGAGAAAGTTGGCATATCCGACAACCACAGCTGCGAGTCCCACCAATGAATGGAGAATAGCTACCAGTTCTGGCATTTGGGTCATGGCGACCTTTTTGGCCAGAGTAATACCAATAGCTGCACCAATTACAATACTGGCAATTAATATAAAGTAATTGTCGCTGACAATTCCTATTACAGTGGCAATTAGCGCAATGGCCATGCCAATCATGCCGTAATAATTACCACGACGTGCTGTTTCCTGATGACTCAATCCGCCGAGAGAGAGAATAAATAGAACTGTTGCGCCTAAATAAGCCGCATTGACCATAGTATGTGACATTTATCTATCCCTTATTTACGGAACATTGCCAGCATGCGCTGAGTGACAGCAAAACCGCCGAAGATATTGATGCTGGTAAGCAGCACAGCAATCGCAGCAAAAAACACTACCCAGCCTGAAGGTGCTGATATTTGTAGCAAGGCACCAATGATGATGATGCTGCTGATGGCATTGGTCACACTCATGAGAGGGGTGTGCAGTGAAGGTGTAACGTTCCAGATCACCATGTAGCCAACAAAGCACGACAGGATGAACACGGTAAAGTGCCCCATGAAGGATGCCGGAGCGGTCATGCCTAATAATAGGAAGACCAGAGCGCCGGCAATCAGCCACAAAGGTGAGCTGTGCTTATGCTCTTTCTTTTCTTCCTTCCTGGGAGCTTTGCTGATACTGGGCTTGGCTGCGGCGGGCTTGGCCGATATTTTGGGAGCTGGTGGCGGAAAAGTAATCTCCCCTGCTTTTACTACTGTTGCACCGCGTACAACGTCGTCATCAAAGTTGATCTGCAGGATGCCGTCTTTGCCTGGCGTCATGTCGGTCAGCAGATGGCGCAGGTTGGTAGCATACAACTGGCTGGCCTGACTGGCGAGGCGACTGGGCAGATTGGTATAGCCGATCAAGGTTACGCCATGTTTGACCACTACCTTATCGGCTTCGCTGAGCTTACAGTTGCCGCCTTGCTCTGCAGCAAGGTCAACGATCACACTGCCTTCCTTCATTGATTTGACCATGTCTTCAGTGATCAATTCAGGCGCGGGTTTACCCGGAATAAGTGCAGTAGTGATGATGATATCCACATCCTTTGCCTGTTCGGCAAAAAGTGCCATCTCCGCTTCAATAAACTCCTTGGACATGGTTTTGGCGTAGCCACCGCTGCCTGAACCGTCCTCCTTGAAGTCGAGCATCAGGAATTCGGCGTCCATGCTCTCGACTTGTTCCTTTACTTCCGGACGAGTGTCAAAAGCACGTACGATAGCGCCCATGGACTTGGCTGTACCGATAGCTGCCAGGCCTGCCACACCAGCACCGATGACCAGTACTTTGGCCGGTGCGATTTTACCTGCAGCCGTAATCTGACCTGTAAAGAACCGCCCAAAGTGCTGAGCTGCTTCAACGACCGCCCTGTACCCGGCAATGTTGGCCATGGAACTGAGTGCATCCATTTTTTGTGCACGTGAAATGCGCGGCACCATATCAATAGCCAGGGCATTGACGTTCTTGCTGGCTAGCGTTTCGAGTAAGGTCGCATTCTGACCGGGAGCCATAAAGGAAACGAGCGTTTGACCTGCGTGGAGCAAGTCGGCTTCATGGGTGCTGAGGTGCGGGTGATGCTGTGGCGCTCGCACCTTAAGAATGATATCTGCACTTTGCCACAGTGCCTGAACATCACTAACAATCTCGACACCTGCGGCGGCATAGTCCTCATCTCTATACTTGGCCGCTTCTCCTGCGCCAGACTCAATAGAGATATGGTATCCAAGCTTTTGCAGCTGTGCGGCGACTTCGGGAGTAGTTGCTACTCTTGCCTCGCCATGGTGAATTTCCTTTGGTATCCCGATTTTCATCAATAACCTCCCAGGTATTTTTAAATAATTAAGTCAATTTAATGACTAGCTGTTTTTGTTTTAATTAAATGGCAGCCATTCATGATCTTTTGGATGGCTATGATTTTTGAAACGAATTGGTGTGGCAATAGATATCGAATAGCAATTGCTTCTGCTATTGATTGGGAGTGAGTTGTTATTTTTTTAATGAATTAAGTTGTCATGTCGAATAACGCTTTTTATAACCGGGCGGAATAGAAAAAACCATACAGTAATTCTGATCGTTTTTTTTAAATCATCAATTAAACTGATTTGTGCATAGCGGAAGTATCTATAATTAGAATGATTGATATGTTCGTATCAATCCGTCTGATATGAGCTGGCTTAATTGAATGATACCCATCGTCCCTGACGCTGAGAGCACCTGATCGCTGTGGTGGTAGGGTTTGGCCCGGGCTGAGGACAATGTATCAAAGGTGTTGACAGTCTCGCGGAAGTGCCTATAATGCGCCCCCACTGAAGACGCAGCGACACGCTGAGTGCTTCGGAAGAGAAAAGAAGATGTTCAAATTCAGAGACTTAGTCGGTAACGGCGAAAGTCGAAGAAAACGGTAGTGAAAACACTGCTTGACATCTTCCGGCGATTCGATAGAATGCGCACCTCTTCTTCACTGGTGGTTGCGATCACCAGCTGCTCTTTAAAAATCAATCGGATAATTCGTGTGGGCACTTGTTCCTGACTCGACAAAATAGTCAGAGAACGATGCTTAATTCGTTGAGTAATGTGGATCTCTGAGCCAAGTTTGGTGCACTTAAAGCACCGTATGATTTGAACTGAAGAGTTTGATCATGGCTCAGATTGAACGCTGGCGGCAGGCCTAACACATGCAAGTCGGGCGGTAGCACAGAGAAGCTTGCTTCTTGGGTGACGAGCGGCGGACGGGTGAGTAACGCGTAGGAATCTACCTGGTAGTGGGGGATAGCCCGGGGAAACCCGGATTAATACCGCATACGTCCTAAGGGAGAAAGCAGGGGATCTTCGGACCTTGCGCTATCAGATGAGCCTGCGTGGGATTAGCTAGTTGGTAGGGTAAAGGCCTACCAAAGCGACGATCCCTAGCTGGTCTGAGAGGATGATCAGCCACACTGGGACTGAGACACGGCCCAGACTCCTACGGGAGGCAGCAGTGGGGAATATTGGACAATGGGGGCAACCCTGATCCAGCCATGCCGCGTGTGTGAAGAAGGCCTTCGGGTTGTAAAGCACTTTCAGTGGTGAGGAAGGGGTGATGGCTAATATCCATCATCATTGACGCTAGCCACAGAAGAAGCACCGGCTAACTCCGTGCCAGCAGCCGCGGTAATACGGAGGGTGCAAGCGTTAATCGGAATTACTGGGCGTAAAGCGCGCGTAGGCGGTTTGATAAGCGGAGTGTGAAATCCCCGGGCTTAACCTGGGCACTGCATTCCGAACTGTCAGGCTAGAGTGCGGTAGAGGGTGGTGGAATTTCCTGTGTAGCGGTGAAATGCGTAGATATAGGAAGGAACATCAGTGGCGAAGGCGACCACCTGGACTGACACTGACGCTGAGGTGCGAAAGCGTGGGGAGCAAACAGGATTAGATACCCTGGTAGTCCACGCCGTAAACGATGTCGACTAGCCGTCGGGTCCCTTGCTGGACTTGGTGGCGAAGCTAACGCGATAAGTTGACCGCCTGGGGAGTACGGCCGCAAGGTTAAAACTCAAATGAATTGACGGGGGCCCGCACAAGCGGTGGAGCATGTGGTTTAATTCGAAGCAACGCGAAGAACCTTACCTGGCCTTGACATCCAGAGAATCCTGCAGAGATGCGGGAGTGCCTTCGGGAGCTCTGAGACAGGTGCTGCATGGCTGTCGTCAGCTCGTGTTGTGAAATGTTGGGTTAAGTCCCGTAACGAGCGCAACCCTTGCCCTTATTTGCCAGCACTTCGGGTGGGAACTCTAAGGGGACTGCCGGTGACAAACCGGAGGAAGGTGGGGATGACGTCAAGTCATCATGGCCCTTACGGCCAGGGCTACACACGTGCTACAATGGGCCGTACAAAGGGTTGCGAGCTAGCGATAGTGAGCTAATCCCAAAAAACGGTTCGTAGTCCGGATTGGAGTCTGCAACTCGACTCCATGAAGTCGGAATCGCTAGTAATCGCAGATCAGCATGCTGCGGTGAATACGTTCCCGGGCCTTGTACACACCGCCCGTCACACCATGGGAGTGGATTGCACCAGAAGTAGCTAGTTTAACCTTCGGGAGGACGGTTACCACGGTGTGGTTCATGACTGGGGTGAAGTCGTAACAAGGTAACCGTAGGGGAACCTGCGGTTGGATCACCTCCTTAACCGAAGACGACGGAATAAGTGTCCACAACGAATTATCCGATTTGATGTAAGAGAGCATACGAAATAGGCCTGTAGCTCAGGTGGTTAGAGCGCACCCCTGATAAGGGTGAGGTCGGTGGTTCAAGTCCACTCAGGCCTACCAGTTTTACTGCAGAGATGCAGGGAGGCTGGATATCTTATCATGGGGCCATAGCTCAGCTGGGAGAGCGCCTGCCTTGCACGCAGGAGGTCAGGAGTTCGATCCTCCTTGGCTCCACCAAGCCTTAACTCATGTTTTATGGAGACTGCCACTTCGGTGACGGGTCCAGAAGGCATCGGTTAAAGCTGGGTAAATCGTAAGATGTGCTCACTTTAGGGATGATAATCCCGCTGCTCTTTAACAATGTGGATCTAATTTGATAGACGATAAACGAAATCTCAAGCGTTTATCCGGCGCGTTACATGTCACTTACTGACGCAAGTTAGTAAGTCGAAATGTAAGTTACACCAGGTTGCTTAGCTTATATGGCCAAGTGACTAAGCGTGCACGGTGGATGCCTTGGCAGTCAGAGGCGATGAAGGACGTGGTAGCCTGCGAAAAGCTCCGGGGAGTCGGCAAACAGACTTTGATCCGGAGGTGTCCGAATGGGGAAACCCACCCCTTAGGGGGTATCTTATCCTGAATACATAGGGGTAAGAGGCGAACCGGGAGAACTGAAACATCTAAGTACCCCGAGGAAAAGAAATCAACCGAGATTCCCTAAGTAGTGGCGAGCGAACGGGGACCAGCCCTTAAGTCTGTAATGTGTTAGTGGAAGGCTCTGGAAAGTGCCGCCATAGTGGGTGATAGCCCCGTACACGAAAGTGCATTATAGATGAAATCGAGTAAGGCGGGACACGTGGTATCCTGTCTGAACATGGGGGGACCATCCTCCAAGGCTAAATACTCCTGACTGACCGATAGCGAACTAGTACCGTGAGGGAAAGGCGAAAAGAACCCCGGAGAGGGGAGTGAAATAGACCCTGAAACCGTGCACGTACAAGCAGTGGGAGCCCCTTCGTGGGGTGACTGCGTACCTTTTGTATAATGGGTCAGCGACTTACTATCAGTGGCAAGCTTAACCGAATAGGGGAGGCGTAGGGAAACCGAGTCTTAATAGGGCGTCAAGTCGCTGGTAGTAGACCCGAAACCGGGCGATCTATCCATGGGCAGGTTGAAGGTTAGGTAACACTGACTGGAGGACCGAACCGACTACCGTTGAAAAGTTAGCGGATGACCTGTGGATCGGAGTGAAAGGCTAATCAAGCTCGGAGATAGCTGGTTCTCCCCGAAAGCTATTTAGGTAGCGCCTCGGACGAATACCACTGGGGGTAGAGCACTGTTTCGGCTAGGGGGTCATCCCGACTTACCAACCCGATGCAAACTCCGAATACCAGTGAGTACTATCCGGGAGACACACGGCGGGTGCTAACGTCCGTCGTGAAGAGGGAAACAACCCAGACCGCCAGCTAAGGTCCCCAAGTCCTGGTTAAGTGGGAAACGATGTGGGAAGGCTCAGACAGCTAGGAGGTTGGCTTAGAAGCAGCCACCCTTTAAAGAAAGCGTAATAGCTCACTAGTCGAGTCGGCCTGCGCGGAAGATATAACGGGGCTCAAACCAGGCACCGAAGCTGCGGA
This Pokkaliibacter sp. MBI-7 DNA region includes the following protein-coding sequences:
- a CDS encoding Re/Si-specific NAD(P)(+) transhydrogenase subunit alpha; protein product: MKIGIPKEIHHGEARVATTPEVAAQLQKLGYHISIESGAGEAAKYRDEDYAAAGVEIVSDVQALWQSADIILKVRAPQHHPHLSTHEADLLHAGQTLVSFMAPGQNATLLETLASKNVNALAIDMVPRISRAQKMDALSSMANIAGYRAVVEAAQHFGRFFTGQITAAGKIAPAKVLVIGAGVAGLAAIGTAKSMGAIVRAFDTRPEVKEQVESMDAEFLMLDFKEDGSGSGGYAKTMSKEFIEAEMALFAEQAKDVDIIITTALIPGKPAPELITEDMVKSMKEGSVIVDLAAEQGGNCKLSEADKVVVKHGVTLIGYTNLPSRLASQASQLYATNLRHLLTDMTPGKDGILQINFDDDVVRGATVVKAGEITFPPPAPKISAKPAAAKPSISKAPRKEEKKEHKHSSPLWLIAGALVFLLLGMTAPASFMGHFTVFILSCFVGYMVIWNVTPSLHTPLMSVTNAISSIIIIGALLQISAPSGWVVFFAAIAVLLTSINIFGGFAVTQRMLAMFRK